One genomic region from Sciurus carolinensis chromosome 2, mSciCar1.2, whole genome shotgun sequence encodes:
- the Tyro3 gene encoding tyrosine-protein kinase receptor TYRO3 isoform X1 yields MALRRSMGRPELQPLPPPPPPLLLLVGLASLLLPESAAAGLKLGGAPVKLTVSQGQPVKLNCSVEGMEEPEIQWVKDGAVVQSLDQMYISVSEQHWIGFLSLKSVERSDAGRYWCQVEDGEEIEISQPVWLTVEGVPFFTVEPKDLAVPPNAPFQLSCEAVGPPEPVTIIWWRGGTKIGGPAPSPSVLNVTGVTQRTEFSCEAHNRKGLASSRPAIVHLQALPAAPFNITVTKLSSSNASVAWMPGADGRAVLQSCTVQVTQAPGDWEVLAVVVPVPPFTCLLRDLEPATNYSLRVRCTNALGPSPYADWVPFQTKGLAPSSAPQNLHAIRTDSGLILEWEEVIPEGPLEGPLGPYKLFWIQDNGTQDELTVEGTRANLTGWDPQKDLIVRVCVSNAVGCGPWSQPLVVSSHDHEGQQGPPHSRTSWVPVVLGVLTALVTAAALALILLRKRRKETRFGQAFDSVMARGEPAVHFRAARSFNRERPERIEATLDSLGISDELKDKLEDVLIPEQQFTLGRMLGKGEFGSVREAQLKQEDGSFVKVAVKMLKADIIASSDIEEFLREAACMKEFDHPHVAKLVGVSLRSRAKGRLPIPMVILPFMKHGDLHAFLLASRIGENPFVSAWGGSGQEETGRRTKPGIGQRPWKSRGLNLPLQTLIRFMVDIACGMEYLSSRNFIHRDLAARNCMLAEDMTVCVADFGLSRKIYSGDYYRQGCASKLPVKWLALESLADNLYTVHSDVWAFGVTMWEIMTRGQTPYAGIENAEIYNYLIGGNRLKQPPDCLEDVYDLMYQCWSADPKQRPSFTCLRMELENILGHLSVLSASQDPLYINIERAEQPTEEGNLELPCGDQPSSRAGDISGMGAVGGTPSDYRYILSPGGLAELPVQADQQPESPLNDAQRLLLLQQGQLPHSSC; encoded by the exons GGGCGGCCGGAGCTccagccgctgccgccgccgccgccgccgctgctgctgctggtgggtCTGGCCTCTCTGCTGCTCCCGGAGTCGGCGGCCGCAG gCCTGAAGCTCGGAGGAGCCCCAGTGAAGCTGACAGTGTCTCAGGGGCAGCCAGTGAAACTCAATTGCAGCGTGGAGGGGATGGAGGAGCCTGAGATACAGTGGGTGAAGGACGGGGCTGTGGTCCAAAGTTTGGACCAGATGTACATCTCTGTCAGCGAGCAGCACTGGATTGGCTTCCTCAG CCTGAAGTCAGTTGAGCGCTCTGATGCAGGCCGGTACTGGTGCCAGGTAGAGGATGGGGAAGAAATTGAGATCTCACAGCCGGTGTGGCTCACAGTAGAAG GTGTGCCATTTTTCACTGTAGAGCCAAAAGATCTGGCAGTGCCACCCAATGCCCCTTTCCAACTGTCTTGTGAGGCCGTGGGTCCCCCTGAACCTGTTACCATTATCTGGTGGAGAGGAGGCACGAAGATTGGGGGtcctgctccctctccctccGTTTTAAATGTGACAG GTGtgacccagagaacagagtttTCCTGTGAAGCTCACAACAGAAAAGGCCTGGCCTCTTCACGCCCAGCTATTGTTCACCTCCAAG CATTGCCTGCAGCCCCCTTTAATATCACAGTGACGAAACTCTCCAGCAGCAATGCTAGCGTGGCCTGGATGCCAGGTGCTGATGGCCGAGCTGTGCTCCAATCCTGCACAGTCCAG gTGACACAGGCCCCAGGAGACTGGGAGGTCCTGGCTGTAGTGGTCCCAGTACCACCCTTTACCTGCCTGCTCCGGGATCTGGAGCCTGCCACCAACTACAGCCTCAGGGTGCGCTGTACCAATGCCTTGGGGCCCTCTCCCTATGCTGACTGGGTGCCCTTTCAGACAAAGGGTCTAG CCCCATCCAGTGCTCCCCAGAATCTCCATGCCATCCGTACAGACTCAGGCCTCATCCTGGAGTGGGAAGAAGTGATCCCTGAGGGCCCTTTGGAAGGTCCCCTGGGACCCTATAAACTGTTTTGGATTCAGGACAATGGAACCCAG GATGAGCTGACCGTGGAGGGGACCAGGGCCAATCTGACAGGCTGGGATCCCCAGAAGGACCTGATTGTGCGTGTGTGCGTCTCCAATGCAGTAGGCTGTGGGCCCTGGAGTCAGCCATTGGTGGTCTCTTCTCATGACCATGAAG GCCAGCAGGGGCCTCCTCACAGCCGCACATCCTGGGTGCCTGTGGTTCTGGGTGTGCTGACAGCCCTGGTAACAGCTGCTGCTCTGGCCCTCATCCTGCTTCGAAAGAGGCGGAAGGAGACACGGTTCGG GCAAGCCTTTGACAGTGTCATGGCCCGAGGGGAGCCAGCTGTTCATTTTCGGGCAGCCCGGTCCTTCAATCGAGAAAGGCCTGAGCGCATTGAGGCCACAC TGGACAGCCTGGGCATCAGTGATGAACTGAAGGACAAACTGGAAGATGTGCTCATCCCAGAGCAGCAGTTCACTTTGGGTCGGATGTTGGGCAAAG GAGAGTTTGGTTCAGTGCGGGAGGCccagctgaagcaggaagatggttCCTTTGTGAAAGTGGCTGTAAAGATGCTAAAAG CCGATATCATTGCCTCAAGTGACATTGAAGAATTCCtcagggaagcagcttgcatgaAGGAGTTTGATCATCCACATGTGGCCAAGCTTGTTG GGGTGAGCCTCCGGAGCAGGGCTAAAGGCCGGCTCCCTATCCCCATGGTCATCCTTCCTTTCATGAAGCATGGGGACCTGCACGCCTTCCTGCTTGCTTCCCGGATTGGAGAGAACCCTTTTGTGAGTGCCTGGGGTGGGAGTGGCCAGGAGGAAACTGGTAGGAGAACAAAGCCAGGAATAGGACAAAGACCCTGGAAGAGCAGGGGCTTG AACCTGCCCCTCCAGACCCTGATCCGGTTCATGGTGGACATTGCCTGTGGCATGGAGTACCTGAGCTCCCGGAACTTCATCCACCGAGACCTGGCTGCTCGAAATTGCAT GCTGGCAGAGGACATGACAGTGTGTGTGGCTGACTTTGGACTCTCTCGAAAAATCTATAGTGGGGACTACTATCGTCAGGGCTGTGCCTCCAAATTGCCTGTCAAGTGGCTGGCCCTGGAGAGCTTGGCTGACAACCTGTATACTGTACACAGTGATGTG TGGGCCTTTGGAGTGACCATGTGGGAGATCATGACTCGTGGGCAGACACCATATGCTGGCATCGAAAACGCTGAGATTTACAACTACCTCATCGGCGGGAACCGCCTAAAACAGCCTCCTGATTGTCTGGAGGACGT GTATGATCTCATGTACCAGTGCTGGAGTGCCGACCCAAAGCAGCGCCCAAGTTTCACATGTCTGcgaatggaactggaaaacatcctAGGCCACCTGTCTGTCCTGTCTGCCAGCCAGGACCCCTTGTATATCAACATTGAGAGAGCTGAGCAGCCTACTGAGGAAGGCAACCTGGAGCTGCCCTGTGGGGATCAGCccagcagcagggctggggatatcaGTGGCATGGGGGCAGTGGGTGGCACCCCCAGTGACTATCGGTACATTCTCAGCCCTGGAGGACTGGCTGAGTTGCCTGTACAGGCAGACCAGCAGCCAGAAAGCCCCCTCAATGATGCCCAGAGGCTGCTGCTACTGCAGCAAGGGCAACTGCCCCACAGTAGCTGTTAG
- the Tyro3 gene encoding tyrosine-protein kinase receptor TYRO3 isoform X3, with the protein MEEPEIQWVKDGAVVQSLDQMYISVSEQHWIGFLSLKSVERSDAGRYWCQVEDGEEIEISQPVWLTVEGVPFFTVEPKDLAVPPNAPFQLSCEAVGPPEPVTIIWWRGGTKIGGPAPSPSVLNVTGVTQRTEFSCEAHNRKGLASSRPAIVHLQALPAAPFNITVTKLSSSNASVAWMPGADGRAVLQSCTVQVTQAPGDWEVLAVVVPVPPFTCLLRDLEPATNYSLRVRCTNALGPSPYADWVPFQTKGLAPSSAPQNLHAIRTDSGLILEWEEVIPEGPLEGPLGPYKLFWIQDNGTQDELTVEGTRANLTGWDPQKDLIVRVCVSNAVGCGPWSQPLVVSSHDHEGQQGPPHSRTSWVPVVLGVLTALVTAAALALILLRKRRKETRFGQAFDSVMARGEPAVHFRAARSFNRERPERIEATLDSLGISDELKDKLEDVLIPEQQFTLGRMLGKGEFGSVREAQLKQEDGSFVKVAVKMLKADIIASSDIEEFLREAACMKEFDHPHVAKLVGVSLRSRAKGRLPIPMVILPFMKHGDLHAFLLASRIGENPFVSAWGGSGQEETGRRTKPGIGQRPWKSRGLNLPLQTLIRFMVDIACGMEYLSSRNFIHRDLAARNCMLAEDMTVCVADFGLSRKIYSGDYYRQGCASKLPVKWLALESLADNLYTVHSDVWAFGVTMWEIMTRGQTPYAGIENAEIYNYLIGGNRLKQPPDCLEDVYDLMYQCWSADPKQRPSFTCLRMELENILGHLSVLSASQDPLYINIERAEQPTEEGNLELPCGDQPSSRAGDISGMGAVGGTPSDYRYILSPGGLAELPVQADQQPESPLNDAQRLLLLQQGQLPHSSC; encoded by the exons ATGGAGGAGCCTGAGATACAGTGGGTGAAGGACGGGGCTGTGGTCCAAAGTTTGGACCAGATGTACATCTCTGTCAGCGAGCAGCACTGGATTGGCTTCCTCAG CCTGAAGTCAGTTGAGCGCTCTGATGCAGGCCGGTACTGGTGCCAGGTAGAGGATGGGGAAGAAATTGAGATCTCACAGCCGGTGTGGCTCACAGTAGAAG GTGTGCCATTTTTCACTGTAGAGCCAAAAGATCTGGCAGTGCCACCCAATGCCCCTTTCCAACTGTCTTGTGAGGCCGTGGGTCCCCCTGAACCTGTTACCATTATCTGGTGGAGAGGAGGCACGAAGATTGGGGGtcctgctccctctccctccGTTTTAAATGTGACAG GTGtgacccagagaacagagtttTCCTGTGAAGCTCACAACAGAAAAGGCCTGGCCTCTTCACGCCCAGCTATTGTTCACCTCCAAG CATTGCCTGCAGCCCCCTTTAATATCACAGTGACGAAACTCTCCAGCAGCAATGCTAGCGTGGCCTGGATGCCAGGTGCTGATGGCCGAGCTGTGCTCCAATCCTGCACAGTCCAG gTGACACAGGCCCCAGGAGACTGGGAGGTCCTGGCTGTAGTGGTCCCAGTACCACCCTTTACCTGCCTGCTCCGGGATCTGGAGCCTGCCACCAACTACAGCCTCAGGGTGCGCTGTACCAATGCCTTGGGGCCCTCTCCCTATGCTGACTGGGTGCCCTTTCAGACAAAGGGTCTAG CCCCATCCAGTGCTCCCCAGAATCTCCATGCCATCCGTACAGACTCAGGCCTCATCCTGGAGTGGGAAGAAGTGATCCCTGAGGGCCCTTTGGAAGGTCCCCTGGGACCCTATAAACTGTTTTGGATTCAGGACAATGGAACCCAG GATGAGCTGACCGTGGAGGGGACCAGGGCCAATCTGACAGGCTGGGATCCCCAGAAGGACCTGATTGTGCGTGTGTGCGTCTCCAATGCAGTAGGCTGTGGGCCCTGGAGTCAGCCATTGGTGGTCTCTTCTCATGACCATGAAG GCCAGCAGGGGCCTCCTCACAGCCGCACATCCTGGGTGCCTGTGGTTCTGGGTGTGCTGACAGCCCTGGTAACAGCTGCTGCTCTGGCCCTCATCCTGCTTCGAAAGAGGCGGAAGGAGACACGGTTCGG GCAAGCCTTTGACAGTGTCATGGCCCGAGGGGAGCCAGCTGTTCATTTTCGGGCAGCCCGGTCCTTCAATCGAGAAAGGCCTGAGCGCATTGAGGCCACAC TGGACAGCCTGGGCATCAGTGATGAACTGAAGGACAAACTGGAAGATGTGCTCATCCCAGAGCAGCAGTTCACTTTGGGTCGGATGTTGGGCAAAG GAGAGTTTGGTTCAGTGCGGGAGGCccagctgaagcaggaagatggttCCTTTGTGAAAGTGGCTGTAAAGATGCTAAAAG CCGATATCATTGCCTCAAGTGACATTGAAGAATTCCtcagggaagcagcttgcatgaAGGAGTTTGATCATCCACATGTGGCCAAGCTTGTTG GGGTGAGCCTCCGGAGCAGGGCTAAAGGCCGGCTCCCTATCCCCATGGTCATCCTTCCTTTCATGAAGCATGGGGACCTGCACGCCTTCCTGCTTGCTTCCCGGATTGGAGAGAACCCTTTTGTGAGTGCCTGGGGTGGGAGTGGCCAGGAGGAAACTGGTAGGAGAACAAAGCCAGGAATAGGACAAAGACCCTGGAAGAGCAGGGGCTTG AACCTGCCCCTCCAGACCCTGATCCGGTTCATGGTGGACATTGCCTGTGGCATGGAGTACCTGAGCTCCCGGAACTTCATCCACCGAGACCTGGCTGCTCGAAATTGCAT GCTGGCAGAGGACATGACAGTGTGTGTGGCTGACTTTGGACTCTCTCGAAAAATCTATAGTGGGGACTACTATCGTCAGGGCTGTGCCTCCAAATTGCCTGTCAAGTGGCTGGCCCTGGAGAGCTTGGCTGACAACCTGTATACTGTACACAGTGATGTG TGGGCCTTTGGAGTGACCATGTGGGAGATCATGACTCGTGGGCAGACACCATATGCTGGCATCGAAAACGCTGAGATTTACAACTACCTCATCGGCGGGAACCGCCTAAAACAGCCTCCTGATTGTCTGGAGGACGT GTATGATCTCATGTACCAGTGCTGGAGTGCCGACCCAAAGCAGCGCCCAAGTTTCACATGTCTGcgaatggaactggaaaacatcctAGGCCACCTGTCTGTCCTGTCTGCCAGCCAGGACCCCTTGTATATCAACATTGAGAGAGCTGAGCAGCCTACTGAGGAAGGCAACCTGGAGCTGCCCTGTGGGGATCAGCccagcagcagggctggggatatcaGTGGCATGGGGGCAGTGGGTGGCACCCCCAGTGACTATCGGTACATTCTCAGCCCTGGAGGACTGGCTGAGTTGCCTGTACAGGCAGACCAGCAGCCAGAAAGCCCCCTCAATGATGCCCAGAGGCTGCTGCTACTGCAGCAAGGGCAACTGCCCCACAGTAGCTGTTAG
- the Tyro3 gene encoding tyrosine-protein kinase receptor TYRO3 isoform X2 has protein sequence MALRRSMGRPELQPLPPPPPPLLLLVGLASLLLPESAAAGLKLGGAPVKLTVSQGQPVKLNCSVEGMEEPEIQWVKDGAVVQSLDQMYISVSEQHWIGFLSLKSVERSDAGRYWCQVEDGEEIEISQPVWLTVEGVPFFTVEPKDLAVPPNAPFQLSCEAVGPPEPVTIIWWRGGTKIGGPAPSPSVLNVTGVTQRTEFSCEAHNRKGLASSRPAIVHLQALPAAPFNITVTKLSSSNASVAWMPGADGRAVLQSCTVQVTQAPGDWEVLAVVVPVPPFTCLLRDLEPATNYSLRVRCTNALGPSPYADWVPFQTKGLAPSSAPQNLHAIRTDSGLILEWEEVIPEGPLEGPLGPYKLFWIQDNGTQDELTVEGTRANLTGWDPQKDLIVRVCVSNAVGCGPWSQPLVVSSHDHEGQQGPPHSRTSWVPVVLGVLTALVTAAALALILLRKRRKETRFGQAFDSVMARGEPAVHFRAARSFNRERPERIEATLDSLGISDELKDKLEDVLIPEQQFTLGRMLGKGEFGSVREAQLKQEDGSFVKVAVKMLKADIIASSDIEEFLREAACMKEFDHPHVAKLVGVSLRSRAKGRLPIPMVILPFMKHGDLHAFLLASRIGENPFNLPLQTLIRFMVDIACGMEYLSSRNFIHRDLAARNCMLAEDMTVCVADFGLSRKIYSGDYYRQGCASKLPVKWLALESLADNLYTVHSDVWAFGVTMWEIMTRGQTPYAGIENAEIYNYLIGGNRLKQPPDCLEDVYDLMYQCWSADPKQRPSFTCLRMELENILGHLSVLSASQDPLYINIERAEQPTEEGNLELPCGDQPSSRAGDISGMGAVGGTPSDYRYILSPGGLAELPVQADQQPESPLNDAQRLLLLQQGQLPHSSC, from the exons GGGCGGCCGGAGCTccagccgctgccgccgccgccgccgccgctgctgctgctggtgggtCTGGCCTCTCTGCTGCTCCCGGAGTCGGCGGCCGCAG gCCTGAAGCTCGGAGGAGCCCCAGTGAAGCTGACAGTGTCTCAGGGGCAGCCAGTGAAACTCAATTGCAGCGTGGAGGGGATGGAGGAGCCTGAGATACAGTGGGTGAAGGACGGGGCTGTGGTCCAAAGTTTGGACCAGATGTACATCTCTGTCAGCGAGCAGCACTGGATTGGCTTCCTCAG CCTGAAGTCAGTTGAGCGCTCTGATGCAGGCCGGTACTGGTGCCAGGTAGAGGATGGGGAAGAAATTGAGATCTCACAGCCGGTGTGGCTCACAGTAGAAG GTGTGCCATTTTTCACTGTAGAGCCAAAAGATCTGGCAGTGCCACCCAATGCCCCTTTCCAACTGTCTTGTGAGGCCGTGGGTCCCCCTGAACCTGTTACCATTATCTGGTGGAGAGGAGGCACGAAGATTGGGGGtcctgctccctctccctccGTTTTAAATGTGACAG GTGtgacccagagaacagagtttTCCTGTGAAGCTCACAACAGAAAAGGCCTGGCCTCTTCACGCCCAGCTATTGTTCACCTCCAAG CATTGCCTGCAGCCCCCTTTAATATCACAGTGACGAAACTCTCCAGCAGCAATGCTAGCGTGGCCTGGATGCCAGGTGCTGATGGCCGAGCTGTGCTCCAATCCTGCACAGTCCAG gTGACACAGGCCCCAGGAGACTGGGAGGTCCTGGCTGTAGTGGTCCCAGTACCACCCTTTACCTGCCTGCTCCGGGATCTGGAGCCTGCCACCAACTACAGCCTCAGGGTGCGCTGTACCAATGCCTTGGGGCCCTCTCCCTATGCTGACTGGGTGCCCTTTCAGACAAAGGGTCTAG CCCCATCCAGTGCTCCCCAGAATCTCCATGCCATCCGTACAGACTCAGGCCTCATCCTGGAGTGGGAAGAAGTGATCCCTGAGGGCCCTTTGGAAGGTCCCCTGGGACCCTATAAACTGTTTTGGATTCAGGACAATGGAACCCAG GATGAGCTGACCGTGGAGGGGACCAGGGCCAATCTGACAGGCTGGGATCCCCAGAAGGACCTGATTGTGCGTGTGTGCGTCTCCAATGCAGTAGGCTGTGGGCCCTGGAGTCAGCCATTGGTGGTCTCTTCTCATGACCATGAAG GCCAGCAGGGGCCTCCTCACAGCCGCACATCCTGGGTGCCTGTGGTTCTGGGTGTGCTGACAGCCCTGGTAACAGCTGCTGCTCTGGCCCTCATCCTGCTTCGAAAGAGGCGGAAGGAGACACGGTTCGG GCAAGCCTTTGACAGTGTCATGGCCCGAGGGGAGCCAGCTGTTCATTTTCGGGCAGCCCGGTCCTTCAATCGAGAAAGGCCTGAGCGCATTGAGGCCACAC TGGACAGCCTGGGCATCAGTGATGAACTGAAGGACAAACTGGAAGATGTGCTCATCCCAGAGCAGCAGTTCACTTTGGGTCGGATGTTGGGCAAAG GAGAGTTTGGTTCAGTGCGGGAGGCccagctgaagcaggaagatggttCCTTTGTGAAAGTGGCTGTAAAGATGCTAAAAG CCGATATCATTGCCTCAAGTGACATTGAAGAATTCCtcagggaagcagcttgcatgaAGGAGTTTGATCATCCACATGTGGCCAAGCTTGTTG GGGTGAGCCTCCGGAGCAGGGCTAAAGGCCGGCTCCCTATCCCCATGGTCATCCTTCCTTTCATGAAGCATGGGGACCTGCACGCCTTCCTGCTTGCTTCCCGGATTGGAGAGAACCCTTTT AACCTGCCCCTCCAGACCCTGATCCGGTTCATGGTGGACATTGCCTGTGGCATGGAGTACCTGAGCTCCCGGAACTTCATCCACCGAGACCTGGCTGCTCGAAATTGCAT GCTGGCAGAGGACATGACAGTGTGTGTGGCTGACTTTGGACTCTCTCGAAAAATCTATAGTGGGGACTACTATCGTCAGGGCTGTGCCTCCAAATTGCCTGTCAAGTGGCTGGCCCTGGAGAGCTTGGCTGACAACCTGTATACTGTACACAGTGATGTG TGGGCCTTTGGAGTGACCATGTGGGAGATCATGACTCGTGGGCAGACACCATATGCTGGCATCGAAAACGCTGAGATTTACAACTACCTCATCGGCGGGAACCGCCTAAAACAGCCTCCTGATTGTCTGGAGGACGT GTATGATCTCATGTACCAGTGCTGGAGTGCCGACCCAAAGCAGCGCCCAAGTTTCACATGTCTGcgaatggaactggaaaacatcctAGGCCACCTGTCTGTCCTGTCTGCCAGCCAGGACCCCTTGTATATCAACATTGAGAGAGCTGAGCAGCCTACTGAGGAAGGCAACCTGGAGCTGCCCTGTGGGGATCAGCccagcagcagggctggggatatcaGTGGCATGGGGGCAGTGGGTGGCACCCCCAGTGACTATCGGTACATTCTCAGCCCTGGAGGACTGGCTGAGTTGCCTGTACAGGCAGACCAGCAGCCAGAAAGCCCCCTCAATGATGCCCAGAGGCTGCTGCTACTGCAGCAAGGGCAACTGCCCCACAGTAGCTGTTAG
- the Tyro3 gene encoding tyrosine-protein kinase receptor TYRO3 isoform X4 encodes MALRRSMGRPELQPLPPPPPPLLLLVGLASLLLPESAAAGLKLGGAPVKLTVSQGQPVKLNCSVEGMEEPEIQWVKDGAVVQSLDQMYISVSEQHWIGFLSLKSVERSDAGRYWCQVEDGEEIEISQPVWLTVEGVPFFTVEPKDLAVPPNAPFQLSCEAVGPPEPVTIIWWRGGTKIGGPAPSPSVLNVTGVTQRTEFSCEAHNRKGLASSRPAIVHLQALPAAPFNITVTKLSSSNASVAWMPGADGRAVLQSCTVQVTQAPGDWEVLAVVVPVPPFTCLLRDLEPATNYSLRVRCTNALGPSPYADWVPFQTKGLAPSSAPQNLHAIRTDSGLILEWEEVIPEGPLEGPLGPYKLFWIQDNGTQDELTVEGTRANLTGWDPQKDLIVRVCVSNAVGCGPWSQPLVVSSHDHEGQQGPPHSRTSWVPVVLGVLTALVTAAALALILLRKRRKETRFGQAFDSVMARGEPAVHFRAARSFNRERPERIEATLDSLGISDELKDKLEDVLIPEQQFTLGRMLGKGEFGSVREAQLKQEDGSFVKVAVKMLKADIIASSDIEEFLREAACMKEFDHPHVAKLVGVSLRSRAKGRLPIPMVILPFMKHGDLHAFLLASRIGENPFVSAWGGSGQEETGRRTKPGIGQRPWKSRGLNLPLQTLIRFMVDIACGMEYLSSRNFIHRDLAARNCMLAEDMTVCVADFGLSRKIYSGDYYRQGCASKLPVKWLALESLADNLYTVHSDVWAFGVTMWEIMTRGQTPYAGIENAEIYNYLIGGNRLKQPPDCLEDVF; translated from the exons GGGCGGCCGGAGCTccagccgctgccgccgccgccgccgccgctgctgctgctggtgggtCTGGCCTCTCTGCTGCTCCCGGAGTCGGCGGCCGCAG gCCTGAAGCTCGGAGGAGCCCCAGTGAAGCTGACAGTGTCTCAGGGGCAGCCAGTGAAACTCAATTGCAGCGTGGAGGGGATGGAGGAGCCTGAGATACAGTGGGTGAAGGACGGGGCTGTGGTCCAAAGTTTGGACCAGATGTACATCTCTGTCAGCGAGCAGCACTGGATTGGCTTCCTCAG CCTGAAGTCAGTTGAGCGCTCTGATGCAGGCCGGTACTGGTGCCAGGTAGAGGATGGGGAAGAAATTGAGATCTCACAGCCGGTGTGGCTCACAGTAGAAG GTGTGCCATTTTTCACTGTAGAGCCAAAAGATCTGGCAGTGCCACCCAATGCCCCTTTCCAACTGTCTTGTGAGGCCGTGGGTCCCCCTGAACCTGTTACCATTATCTGGTGGAGAGGAGGCACGAAGATTGGGGGtcctgctccctctccctccGTTTTAAATGTGACAG GTGtgacccagagaacagagtttTCCTGTGAAGCTCACAACAGAAAAGGCCTGGCCTCTTCACGCCCAGCTATTGTTCACCTCCAAG CATTGCCTGCAGCCCCCTTTAATATCACAGTGACGAAACTCTCCAGCAGCAATGCTAGCGTGGCCTGGATGCCAGGTGCTGATGGCCGAGCTGTGCTCCAATCCTGCACAGTCCAG gTGACACAGGCCCCAGGAGACTGGGAGGTCCTGGCTGTAGTGGTCCCAGTACCACCCTTTACCTGCCTGCTCCGGGATCTGGAGCCTGCCACCAACTACAGCCTCAGGGTGCGCTGTACCAATGCCTTGGGGCCCTCTCCCTATGCTGACTGGGTGCCCTTTCAGACAAAGGGTCTAG CCCCATCCAGTGCTCCCCAGAATCTCCATGCCATCCGTACAGACTCAGGCCTCATCCTGGAGTGGGAAGAAGTGATCCCTGAGGGCCCTTTGGAAGGTCCCCTGGGACCCTATAAACTGTTTTGGATTCAGGACAATGGAACCCAG GATGAGCTGACCGTGGAGGGGACCAGGGCCAATCTGACAGGCTGGGATCCCCAGAAGGACCTGATTGTGCGTGTGTGCGTCTCCAATGCAGTAGGCTGTGGGCCCTGGAGTCAGCCATTGGTGGTCTCTTCTCATGACCATGAAG GCCAGCAGGGGCCTCCTCACAGCCGCACATCCTGGGTGCCTGTGGTTCTGGGTGTGCTGACAGCCCTGGTAACAGCTGCTGCTCTGGCCCTCATCCTGCTTCGAAAGAGGCGGAAGGAGACACGGTTCGG GCAAGCCTTTGACAGTGTCATGGCCCGAGGGGAGCCAGCTGTTCATTTTCGGGCAGCCCGGTCCTTCAATCGAGAAAGGCCTGAGCGCATTGAGGCCACAC TGGACAGCCTGGGCATCAGTGATGAACTGAAGGACAAACTGGAAGATGTGCTCATCCCAGAGCAGCAGTTCACTTTGGGTCGGATGTTGGGCAAAG GAGAGTTTGGTTCAGTGCGGGAGGCccagctgaagcaggaagatggttCCTTTGTGAAAGTGGCTGTAAAGATGCTAAAAG CCGATATCATTGCCTCAAGTGACATTGAAGAATTCCtcagggaagcagcttgcatgaAGGAGTTTGATCATCCACATGTGGCCAAGCTTGTTG GGGTGAGCCTCCGGAGCAGGGCTAAAGGCCGGCTCCCTATCCCCATGGTCATCCTTCCTTTCATGAAGCATGGGGACCTGCACGCCTTCCTGCTTGCTTCCCGGATTGGAGAGAACCCTTTTGTGAGTGCCTGGGGTGGGAGTGGCCAGGAGGAAACTGGTAGGAGAACAAAGCCAGGAATAGGACAAAGACCCTGGAAGAGCAGGGGCTTG AACCTGCCCCTCCAGACCCTGATCCGGTTCATGGTGGACATTGCCTGTGGCATGGAGTACCTGAGCTCCCGGAACTTCATCCACCGAGACCTGGCTGCTCGAAATTGCAT GCTGGCAGAGGACATGACAGTGTGTGTGGCTGACTTTGGACTCTCTCGAAAAATCTATAGTGGGGACTACTATCGTCAGGGCTGTGCCTCCAAATTGCCTGTCAAGTGGCTGGCCCTGGAGAGCTTGGCTGACAACCTGTATACTGTACACAGTGATGTG TGGGCCTTTGGAGTGACCATGTGGGAGATCATGACTCGTGGGCAGACACCATATGCTGGCATCGAAAACGCTGAGATTTACAACTACCTCATCGGCGGGAACCGCCTAAAACAGCCTCCTGATTGTCTGGAGGACGT tttctag